From bacterium:
TCTTATTTTTTACCGTACCATTGCCCATCGCGCTGAGTTTACTGAGCCCATGGATCATGCAATTGGCCGGGGGCGATAAGTATGCCGACAGCTGGCCTATACTTGCTGTGTTGTACCTATCCTACGTGTTTTACGGTTATTCCAACCTGCAAATGTCTGTTGTTACCATTTTCGGCAAAGCCACAGAAGTGTTGTACCGCGATGCTATCGGAAGTATCGTCGGTTTTACCGCAACCCTGATTCTGATTTTATTATTTGGGCAATATGGATTGGCGTGGGGACAATTGATAGCCTATTTTACGCTATTCATTGCCGGTTATCATATTTCTAAAAAATATCTCGATGCCGAGGTTGAATCCGGTTCACAAAAAAACGAATCAGCGGAGGCGATAGTCCCGCCCGATCCGGAATGAATAACTTCACTCATTGGAGGGTTCTGTTATGAAGCTATTAAATCTCGCCAATACTATCACGATCATACGTATTGTTATATTGTACATTACCGTTTATCTGATCTACACCGGACAGATGATTTTTTTGATTGCAGCTGTAGGCTTGTCGATCCTGATCATTCTTTTGGACTGGTTGGACGGCATCGTCGCGCGCAGCCGCAACGAAGTCACCCAATTCGGCGGCGTACTGGATATAACAGGGGACCGAATTGTTGAAAACGTTTTCTGGATTGTATTTGCAGACCTCGAGATTATTCCTATGTGGATCCCGATCATTGTTATGTCTCGCGGATTTATGACGGATGCGATTCGTAGCCAGGCCTTGATGGAGGGAAAAACTGCTTTTGGAGAAAACACGATGATGACAAACCGCTTCGGAAAGTTTCTTGTTTCCGGCCGTTTTATGAGAGCCTTCTATGGCACAATCAAAGGAATCACTTTTCCCTATTTGATCTTGGTACTAATAGCACAAGAGAGACATCTTAGGGATGCTAACCTCCAGGATTATCTCTGGGTCTCGACTTATACAAAAAACGGCGGCCTCTTTTTGGCAATACTGACGACCGCGGTTAGTTTGTTGCGCGGCATTCCCGTTCTGGCCGAAGGGCGAAAACTCTTTGTGAAAGATGAAGCGTGAAGTTAGCCATATTTGATATTGACGGAACGATTACGCGCAGGTCATCGGAACGTTTTTTTATACAATTTTTATTGAGAAGAAAAAAACTGACGCGTCGACGGCTCATGACAACATTTTTCCTTTTTTTGCTTCGACATCCGATGCAGGCTTTTAACGGATTTAAACAAAACAAAATGTACCTCAGGAATCTCAAAGAACAAGAAGTGCGTTCCTTAGCGCTTGAATGTTTCGACAAACAAATCCAATTTGATATAAAGAATACTCTGCTGGAGGAAATCCGGCGGCGTAAATCAGAGGGTTATAAAATATTATTGTTAAGCGGCTCATTGCCCTGCCTGGTGGAGCCGATGGTTAAATTTGTCGGCGCCGACTTTATGATCTGTTCAGAATTGGAATTGTCCGACGGCAAATTTACAGGTAATATGACTACGCTCCACCCTTATGGACGAAACAAAAAAATATTATCGAAACTTTTCTGTAAAGAACACGGATTTGATCTTCAACATGCGTGCGCATACGCGAATGAATGGGCAGATCGTTTTTTGCTTGAAGCCGTTCAAGAATCTATAGCCGTTGACCCGGATAAGAAATTAAACCAATTATCAATAAAAAAAGATTGGAAAGTAATAAACACCTGATATGTCAAAAAGTTTCAAAGTTAAACAAGCTGCTTGGTTTAAGGATATTGAACAGGAGTTTTTTATACCGGATTCTTTTGAATTGGATATCATCGGACCAAATGATGCCCCTCCGATGTCTGAAGAAGCAATAGCCAATGCGATTCGTAAGCCTCTTGGACCTTCAATGACTGCGATGGCACAAGGCATGAAACGAATCGTTTTTGTCGTTGACGATCTCGGACGGCCTACGCCGGCTCACGACATTATTCCTAATTTGCTGGATCTACTATTCCAGACTGGCATAGAGAAAAAAAATATATCTTTTGTCATAGCGACCGGTTCACACAGGCAGTTGTCACAGACTGATCTTGAACTTAAACTTGGACAGGAAATCGTTGCATCGTACCCTGTAACTTCCCACGATGCATTTAATTCGCCGATGATACATCTAGGCGTTTTAGACAATGGTTTTCCGTGTATTGCCAACAAGGAAGTTGCTGAAGCAGATTTGATCGTTGGCATAGGTTGTGTAATACCCCACTCCTGTCATGGATTTGGCGGAGGCGCCAAGCTTTTCTGTCCTGGTATCGCTGGAATGGAAAGTATTGTGACCATGCATGGATTTACGCCCAAAAGGGGACGAGTGGTTGGGGATGTGCCTGAAAAAGAATGG
This genomic window contains:
- a CDS encoding CDP-alcohol phosphatidyltransferase family protein translates to MKLLNLANTITIIRIVILYITVYLIYTGQMIFLIAAVGLSILIILLDWLDGIVARSRNEVTQFGGVLDITGDRIVENVFWIVFADLEIIPMWIPIIVMSRGFMTDAIRSQALMEGKTAFGENTMMTNRFGKFLVSGRFMRAFYGTIKGITFPYLILVLIAQERHLRDANLQDYLWVSTYTKNGGLFLAILTTAVSLLRGIPVLAEGRKLFVKDEA
- a CDS encoding HAD-IB family hydrolase, whose translation is MKLAIFDIDGTITRRSSERFFIQFLLRRKKLTRRRLMTTFFLFLLRHPMQAFNGFKQNKMYLRNLKEQEVRSLALECFDKQIQFDIKNTLLEEIRRRKSEGYKILLLSGSLPCLVEPMVKFVGADFMICSELELSDGKFTGNMTTLHPYGRNKKILSKLFCKEHGFDLQHACAYANEWADRFLLEAVQESIAVDPDKKLNQLSIKKDWKVINT